The genomic region AAAGTTAATCAATTAGCTTATTATTTAGCTGGTTTAATTGAAGGTGATGGATCTATTATTCTTAGAAAAGGAGATAAAGAAAAGACTTCACCTAAAATTGTTTTTACATTTAGTAAAAATGAATTGAGAATGTATGAAAAATTACAAAGTATTCTTGGTACAGGTATAATTAGTAGAGAAGGCATTAATATATGTAGATACAGTATTACTAATGCAGAAGGAGTTATAAGTATAATTAATATGGTTAATGGTAAATTTCGTACACCCAAAATTATAGCTTTACATAAAGCTATAGATAATCTTAATAAATGGCGAAATGCGAATTTAATAAAATTACCTTTAGATAATAGTAACTTAGACTCTAATGCATGGTTAGCTGGATTTATTGATAGTGATGGTCATTTTTCTATAAAATTAAGTGGTTCTTATAACTCAGATCATTCGAATGTTCGGGGTAGAGTACAGTGTGTATTCTCTCTTAATCAAAGTGAATTGAATAGAGTAACTAAAGAATCTAACCTATATTTCATGACTAAATTGGCGGAATTTTTCCAAGTTAATATAAATTATAAGACTGAATCTTCACCTATTTTTAAAGAACCAGCTAAGAAGCTAGTATTTTTTGCACAATCTGATAGAAAGCATTATATAATCGTTTCGTATTTAACTAAATTTCCTTTGATGACTAGTAAACATCTAAATTATTTAGCTTTTTTCAAAGGGTTGAATTATTTAGGTAAACGGTTAACTACGGAAGAAGTACTTGAGGTTCGGGCTCTAAAAAATTCTATGAATAACAGCCGTACTGAGTATACTTGAGATCATTTAAAAGATTTCTATATATAAACACACTAAAAACAAAGTGTTTATACCCTTATTTTTCTAGGTTAGTTACCTCTACTTGTAGTATGTATATAAGTTTATATACTATTTTTAGTTATAAGTAGCATTGTCAACTATTTTGACTTTATTAGGTGACCATACCCTTGCTGTCCAAAAAGGATTAAATTTAGGTGTTATACTTTTTATAGTATCTGAAGCACTATTTTTTTTAGCTATATTTTGAGCTTTCTTTCACAGTTCATTGACACCTACTGTAGAATTAGGATCTCAATGACCACCTATAGGTATTGAACCTATAAATCCTTTTGAATTACCTTTACTTAATACAGTAATACTTTTATCTAGTGGTGCAACAGTAACTTACGCTCATCACTCTTTAATTCATGGGGAAAGAAAAGGAGCTTTATATGGATCTATTATTACTATATTACTAGCTATAATATTTACAGTATTCCAAGGAGTTGAGTATAATGTTTCATCTTTTACTATTAGTGATGGTGCTTTTGGTACATGTTTTTATTTTGGTACAGGTTTCCACGGGTTTCACGTGATAATTGGAACAATATTTTTAGCGGTAGCTTTATGAAGAATATTTGCTTACCATTTAACTGACAACCATCATGTAGGTTTTGAAGGTGGTATTTTATATTGACATTTTGTGGATGTAGTTTGACTTTTTTTATATGTTTCAATTTATTATTGAGGTTCTTAGTAGATTATTCATCATTTCCAAATTAACACCAATATACAAAAGGATCTTAGTATAATGGTAATACATGTGACTTTTAATCATTCGGTCATCGGTTCGAATCCGGTAGATCCTATTTATAATGTATATTCTTAATTTTTTTTACGTAGTACTACATACGTAGTACTGCGTATTGCATATAGTATACTGCTGATCCCTTTGCATGTAAAGCCTAAATAAGTATGCCTACATAGCATTAAGCTAATGCTGCGATATTAGTCTAATTGGTAAAACGTCCATCTTCCAAATGTTCTTTGTGAGTTCGAATCTCACATATCGTATATTAAATTACGGTGCAAGCTCTTTTACTATCTTTCTAGAAGGAGCACGGTGTACGTACGAAGTCGCCTGCAGCCACGTCATACCACACCGCACCACACTCACTTTATTTTGAGGAGGAGGAGGAGCTTGCGCCTCGCTACATATAGCGCCGTATACATATAGACATACTTCGTCAGTACGTATGCAAGCTCTAAGCTCGATTTAGTGTTAATAACTTAACTTAAGAATTAGTAACTTAATTGGTAGAGGGTTTCCTTGTCACGGAAGCAGATGCCGGTTCGATGCCGGTCTAGTTCGTACTTTATGGGAAAAGTTGCCATAGGTAAGGTAAGATATTTGCTAAATATTGTGTTTAAGCACCTGGGTGTTCGAGTCACCTCTTTTCCGTTAGTTAAATTCCTTGTAAGGCGCAGCCTAGCACACATAAAGAGTATAGTTTAAAGGTAAAACAGAAAGCTTCAACCTTTAATTTCTTAGTTCGAGTCTAAGTGCTCTTGTTCCAGGTGCAAGCTCCCTTTGGCTGTATAACTTTTTTAAATATTTTGGATCACTTCGAGCCTACACCTGGGAATAAATAACCCTATGGTTGATGATACTGGGTGGTGAGTATCACGTACAGACGTATGTCTGTACTTATCCTCTTAATAATAAATATTAAAAATATTATTTATGAATAGTAACTATCCCTTATTTTGAATAAACGAAATTTTAACAAATGGTTTTGTTGAATACATATTAGATATATTTTCAATAATGGCTTTTCTTACAGGAATATACGTTATTTTAACTAAAAACCCTATTGTATCCGTATTATTTTTAATACTATTATTTGGAGGTATTTCCTCTTATTTGAATATAATAGGTCTAAATTTCATAGGTTTATCATATATAATAGTATATATAGGTGCTGTATCTATATTATTTTTATTTATCTTGATGTTAATAAATATTAGAACAAGTGAACTTCAAAGTAATACTAGTAATAGTATTCCTTTAACAATATTTATTGGAATTATATTTAGTAATTTTTTATTTCCAATGTTACCTTATGATATTGTCATGTTAAGTAATTTCTATAATAACTATTTTAGCGAGGATTTTTATACAATAGATGTAAATATAAATGATAATAATTTGAATAATTTATACAATAATGTACTGTATTTTATGACTAGTGTAACATGGGATGGATCTGTAATAGACTTTAATCATATAACAGCTATAGGTAATATAATGTATACTATTTATAATATATGATTAATAATCGCTAGTTTTATACTTTTACTAGCAATGGTGGGATCAATTGTTATAACAATAAAACAAAGAAAAATTTAGGTGGGTGCAAGCTCGAGATACTTCGTCAGTACGTCGGGCGAAGTATGTCTGTATATATGCGGCGCTATATATAGGGAGGCGCAAACTCCTCCTCACTCTATAATTAAAAAAAAATTTTTTTACCATAATTTAAAAGAAATTAGCTCAACGGTAGAGCAACCGTTTTACACACGGAAGGTTATGAGTTCGAATCTCCTATTTCTTACAAGGCTGGTGCGATATGATTTTGCACCGCGCCTGGTTAAAATGAGACTTAAAAAAAAAGATATAATAAATTAAAGTATAAAAGTAAAACACGATGCCCGGGTTATGCACGTAGGACGGCGTTGGACGTGCTTACTGCTGGTCTGCGGGCATTATATATAATATCGACGTAGGATATATAGACATACTTCGTCGTCTTACAGACGTACTGACGAAGTATGTCTGTATGCCTGCAGTTACATATTCATTAAAGTTTACACTTAAAGCCCCTATAGCTCAACGGTAGAGCATAATACTGTTAATATTATGATAGATGTTCGATTCATCTTGGGGGCTATGCCATTTAGTTAAGACTTAGTTGAATCTTCATTTGGTGGGATCTACCGGATTTGAGTCAATGACTTAATTTTTGACCTTTTCTTAACTATTGGCAGTGCTCGCTCGATATAAACAAACTATTAAAACATGAAAAATAAAAATACTAGGCGCAAGCTCCCTTTGACAGGATTAGCTCCGGGTGCGCAAGCTATGCAAACTCTGGTGAAAAAAATTATTGGGAATAAGTAGTTGTTAAGGTAATTGCTTAACAAGTTTGGGGTTTCTTATATCCTATAATAGCTTATAGGATAATAGACAGCTAGATGACGAGCTTGCGCCTGGTAATTGTTGTTACATATTGCATATAACTTTCTTAAGTACTCCAGACTAGTTTCGCCGTCATCATCCTCATCTATTTAGAGGATGATGATGATGGTGATTAACCTACCGGATGATTAGTATTACATACAGACAGACGTACAGACGTATGTCTGTACTTATTCTCTTAATAATAAATATTAAAAATATTATTTATGAATAGTAACTATCCCTTATTTTGAATAAACGAAATTTTAACAAATGGTTTTGTTGAAAATATATTATATATATTTATAATAATGGCTTTTCTTACAGGAATATATAGCATTATTGCAAATTTAATTAAATTTGTTATTAATTATATTAATATAAAGATTACTAAAATAATAACTCTAATAGAGAATTGATTAAAAAAAAGTGACTCTTCATTTGTTTATTTTATTCTGCTTTTATATCTTTTAGTTAATATACATATTTCACTAAATTTTGTTCTATATTTTAGAATAGTAATCTTAGGTTTTATCTCTATTAAAAATATGGAGATAAGTACATTAATATCTTTCATAGATTATATTTCAGAAATTATAGTTAATATAATAGATAGAAATACTCTAAAGATGGGTGGTACTGATTCAGATTCTAACCCGTTAAGTCATGTTTATGAGTTTGCTAGTAAATCTTCTAAACCAAAAGAGGTAGAAAAAGCAATCCCAAATTTACCTGAAAATGTTCCTAAATACCCCGGTAAAATTGTAAAACCGGTACCTAATAATTTATTAGAAAAAAGAGGGCTATCATCTATGTCGGTTGAAATGCCATCTAATACTACAAATCCTTCTGATATAGAAAGGTTAAATAATTTATTGGAGGATATAAAAAAATCTTTAGAGTTATATGATAATCAATCTCTAAAATTTAGAAAACATATATCTGAGGTCAATAATAATGATCCAAATTGTGTTTATGATCCTAGATCTAAAGAATTATTCAAGGATTATATTAAATTAGTTGATCTTTTAAAAGATCAACAAAAAGATATGGGGAATAAAATTATAAATGAATTAAAAAATATTGACCCCAATATAAAACATAAATATTTTAAATAATATTTATATATATTGTATGTCGTTTGGCTTACTTTATTCATTTTAGGTCGATGAGTATTGTGTACGAAGTCAGCATGATTATAAATCAACCTACTTACCAGACGCAAGCAGAACTTGCACCATACTAGGCTGAGGGCGCTATATGTAGAAATGCGAAATCGACTAAAGGCAGGAATGCCCATTTGGTCATGGTCTGCGACACGACTAAATATAATAAGAAATATAGTGATTTTTTAGAAAAGTTAACTTAGGGTAAAATATATTAAAAAGATAAAAATTTGGAATAATATGGAGAAAAATTAAAGGAATGAGCGATCGGTAAATAATATTATATTAAATAATTAATTCTAAATTGCTAACTTACAAGTTTCTAAATACCCCTTTTTTGTAGAAATATATTTACAACATTTAGTTTAAATTAATCCATATTAATAAAAAATTACATAAAGATCCTAGGATCTTTCTGGAAGGCGCAAGCTCTATATTTATATAAATATATT from Podospora pseudoanserina strain CBS 124.78 mitochondrion, complete sequence, whole genome shotgun sequence harbors:
- the nad6 gene encoding NADH dehydrogenase subunit 6, with amino-acid sequence MNSNYPLFWINEILTNGFVEYILDIFSIMAFLTGIYVILTKNPIVSVLFLILLFGGISSYLNIIGLNFIGLSYIIVYIGAVSILFLFILMLINIRTSELQSNTSNSIPLTIFIGIIFSNFLFPMLPYDIVMLSNFYNNYFSEDFYTIDVNINDNNLNNLYNNVLYFMTSVTWDGSVIDFNHITAIGNIMYTIYNIWLIIASFILLLAMVGSIVITIKQRKI
- the cox3 gene encoding cytochrome c oxidase subunit 3, producing MTNLIRSNFQDHPFHLVSPSPWPLYTSVSLLNLATSAALSMHNFNNSYYLFFISLILVISSMAFWFRDIISEATLLGDHTLAVQKGLNLGVILFIVSEALFFLAIFWAFFHSSLTPTVELGSQWPPIGIEPINPFELPLLNTVILLSSGATVTYAHHSLIHGERKGALYGSIITILLAIIFTVFQGVEYNVSSFTISDGAFGTCFYFGTGFHGFHVIIGTIFLAVALWRIFAYHLTDNHHVGFEGGILYWHFVDVVWLFLYVSIYYWGS